CCACACAGTGTCTGATTGCAAAAAGCCAGGGAATTTGTGCAGGAGTGTATTGGTATGAAAATTGATAAACGCAGTTTTCCCTAAGCAGACGGTACGAATATCGCCAATTAAATGTTGCTGCAGTAGCAGCTTAGAGGTGGCTTCGTCGGGGTGAATGTCGGGAAATTCATTTCTTTGGCTGTTTCTGAACAGAAGTTCATACCCGTACACATTCTTTTGCCGATCGAGAATGGGTTGCCGCGCAATATAGGAGAAAGCCATAAATATATGATGATCCTAATAATCAATTACAGTCACAATAACGCAATCACCTACAGTTCGGCAACTAGTCTACGCGCCATTCGGTCGGTATACTCAATTTACGTGATGAATTGATTGCCAAAACAAAGGCCGCTATTAAATGCAACGCACGCCACTCGCTCAAATTGAACTCACAACCCTCAAAGGGGTGGGGCCTAAAGTTGCCGAGAAACTTGCTAAACTGGGTTTGGTAAGCATTCAAGATATGCTCTTTCATTTACCCGTTCGGTATCAAGATCGTACGAAAGTAACGCCAGTTTCGAGAGTGCGCGTGCAGGAGCATGCAACGGTGGTCGGCACTTCTTTGGGAGTGAAAACCCATTTTGGTCGCCGCCGCGCGTTGTTAGTGTCAGTTTCCGATGGAACGGGTACGCTGACCGTGCGTTTGTTTCAGTTCAACAAGCATCAGCAAACCTTATATGCTGAAGGAACTCGCTTGCAATTATTTGGTGAAGTGCGACCTGGGCCAACTGGGCCTGAAATGATTCACCCAGAAATGAAGGTGCTAGCGGCGAGCGAGGCAACTGATTTACCCGCAACACTTACGCCAATTTATCCGGCGACCGAAGGGTTACACCAAATTGCAATTCAGAAGCTCGCGGCGCAAGCTTTGAGTTACCTTAACTCAGAGAGTTTGCCTGAATTATTGCCTGAGAGTTTACGCAACGGTTTACCTGCGCTGCATGAGGCCATTCGGAAGCTTCACGGGCCGACGCTGAGCGACGATGTGGCAGCGTTGATGAACGGTGAGCATCCAGCCCAAAAGCGGCTTGCGCTCGAAGAGCTGCTAGCGCACCAATTAGGCATGCTCAAGGTAAGAAGCCAAGCGCAGCAAGTTGCTGCACCGGCAATACCCCCAAGCCAGGCGCTTGTGCGCCGATTACTGGCACAACTACCCTTTGAGCCGACCGGCGCACAGCGGCGAGTTGTAAATGAGGTGGAGCGCGATCTTAGGCTGTCTTTCCCGATGCTTCGGCTTGTGCAAGGCGACGTGGGGTCGGGTAAAACGCTCGTTGCGGCTATGGTGGCTTTACAGGTGATCGAGGCGGGCTATCAGGTGGCGCTCATGGCGCCAACAGAATTGCTCGCGGAACAGCATTATCGCAGTTTTTCCATGTGGTTTGAGCCGCTCGGCATAGAAGTAGGTTGGTTAGTTGGAAAGCAAACGACCAAGCAGCGAAATGAAGCCCTCGACAAGATTGTGTCTGGGCAAGCGCAATTTGTCGTGGGAACACATGCGCTTTTTCAAGAGCAGGTCCAGTTTAAGCAACTCGCGCTCGTCGTGATTGACGAGCAACATCGGTTTGGCGTTCATCAGCGATTAGCTCTTCGTGAGAAGGGTGAGCAGCAGGGAATTCATCCACATCAACTGGTAATGACTGCGACACCGATTCCGCGTACGTTAGCGATGACCGCTTATGCTGATTTAGCCACCTCGATTATTGATGAATTACCGCCTGGGCGAACGCCAGTCACAACCGTAGCGATTCCTGATACCAGAAGAGAAGAGGTTATTGAGCGTGTTCGCAACAACGTTCAGCAGGCGCAGCGGCAGGTATACTGGGTTTGTACATTAATTGAAGAGTCTGAGGCGCTGCAGTGTCAGGCGGCTGAAGATACCGCAGCGCAGTTACAGATCGCGCTCCCAGAATTACGTGTGGGGTTAGTGCATGGCCGCATGAAACCGGCCGAAAAGGAAGCCATCATGCAGCGCTTTAAGGAAGCGGAACTCGATCTTTTGGTGGCAACCACAGTGATTGAAGTTGGAGTGGATGTTCCGAATGCTAGTTTAATGATTATTGAGAATCCGGAACGTCTTGGGCTTGCTCAGTTGCATCAGTTGCGCGGGCGAGTTGGGCGCGGCTCTGTGGCTTCACATTGTGTTCTGCTTTATAAAAGCCCGCTGTCAAGGCAAGCGAGTGAGCGGCTGTCTGTATTGAGAGAGAGTAATGATGGCTTTGTGATCGCGGAGCGAGATTTGGAATTACGAGGGCCAGGAGAACTTTTGGGCGCAAAGCAAACAGGCTTGGTAACCATGAAAGTCGCAGATCTAGTGCGCGATGCTGCGTTATTGCCAACCATTCAAATACTCGCAACTGAAATTCACGCCAACTATCCAGCGCAAGCGGAGCAACTTATGCAACGATGGCTGCCGCAAGGTGAACGTTTCGCACAAGTTTAAGGCAAATGGGTTTGGGCAAACGAGTTGCATAGAGTAAACTAGGCGCAGAATTTTCGAGGACGAGCGATCTATGAGAAAACAAGACGACACCACGCATTTTGGCTATAAAACTGTGGGCGTGGGTGAGAAGGCGAAACTGGTCGCAGGCGTATTCGATTCCGTCGCTGCTAAATACGATGTCATGAACGATGTTATGTCGATGGGAATCCATCGTTTGTGGAAGCGCCAAACGATCGATAGTAGTGGTGTTCGAAGCGGTCAGCGAGTGCTGGACTTAGCGGGTGGTACCGGCGATCTTGCTGCTAAGTTTTCGCGTCTAGTGGGCCCACAAGGTGAAGTGGTTTTAGCGGACATTAATGATTCCATGCTCAGTGTTGGGCGTGAGAAGCTACAAAATATGGGGATTGTTGGGAATATCTCTTATGTTCAGGCAGACGCCGAGAAGTTGCCATTCCCAGACGATTACTTCGACTGTATTACCATCGCTTTTGGTCTCAGGAATGTAACGCATAAAGAAGATGCATTGCGTTCCATGTTGCGCGTTTTAAAGCCGGGTGGGCGACTACTTGTTTTAGAGTTTTCCAAACCGCAGGAAGAATGGTTGTCGAAAGCATACGATATGTATTCTTTTCATATTTTGCCGAAAATGGGTGAATTTATTGCGAAAGACAAGGAAAGCTATCAATACCTCGCTGAGTCTATTCGTATGCATCCAGACCAAGAAACGTTGAAGCAAATGATGGAAGACGCCGGATTTGCGCAAGTAACTTATCAGAATATGACCGGTGGTATTGTGGCATTGCACAGAGGCTTCAAATTCTGATGTTCGCGCAAGCTATCTATGCGAGTATCGAAAGTAGCCTCAATTTAGCGCTACGCCATGACGATTCTGCCAATCAACGGATAGGCTCCCTTGCGGGTAAAGTAGTGCATTTGCAAATTCGCGAAATACCTTTGCCATTAATTATTCGCTTTCATCAAGATCAAGTGCAATTTCATGGTTCCGAGTGGTCTGAGTTCGACGCGAAGGTAAGCTTCTCTATTTTCGATGCACCGCTTTTGCTGGATGCAGCAGACGCGACACATGCCATTCAGCTAGGCAAGGTTGCCTTGCAGGGCGACCCGATTTTGCTACAACAGGCGTCGCAAGTGTTTATGCAATTGGACATCGATTGGGAAACACTTTTGGCTGCCCAAATTGGTGATGTTCCAGCCTATTTGATTGCAAAGCGAATGCGTGCTGCGCATGATCCAATGCGCTTTAAGAAAGCGCAACGCAGAGCGAGTGAGCTGTTAGTGGATGAACTCGAGATTGCTGCGAGTCGGACCGAATTTGAGATATTGAAAACTTCAGTGCAGGCGCTCGAAGCGAAGCTAGCACGCACCGAAAGCCGGTTTAAAAATGCATTAAATTAAACAAGAGAGTCACGTGCGGGTATTTAGATTCTACAAAATTATTAGTGTTTTATTACGCTACGGCATTGACGAAATGTTGCCGAGAAAACGTGTGCCTTTGTGGGCCAAACTCGCGCGGCTAAGTTTGTTTTGGTTACGCAATCAGCACAAAGAGAAAGCCTTAGGCGAGCGGTTGCGCTTAGCATTAGAAACGCTAGGGCCGGTGTTCGTGAAATTGGGGCAAATGCTTTCAACGCGTCGAGATTTATTCCCGCCGGATGTGATTAGTGAATTGTCAAAACTGCAAGATCGCGTGCCGCCTTTTCCGGGAGAGCAGGCCCGTGAGGTTATTGAAGCTTCATTAGGGTTCCCGTTAACAACTATCTTTGCCAACTTTGAAACGCCAGCGCTCGCGTCTGCGTCAATAGCACAAGTGCATGCAGCAACGCTTAAAAGCACGGAGAAGCATGCAGCGAAAGATGTGGTTGTAAAGGTGATTCGCCCAGACATTTTGAAAACCATACATGCGGATCTTGAGTTGATGATCTCTGTGGCTCAGGTCGCTGCTAAAATACTGCCTGATGGGCGGCGCCTCAAACCCGTTGAAGTCATACGAGAGTACCGTAAAACCCTACTAGATGAGCTTAACCTAGCGCGAGAAGCGGCAAATGCGATTCAGTTGCGCCGTAACTTCACCGATTCTGAATTATTATATATTCCAGAGGTTTATAGCGATTATACACGGCAAAATGTGATGGTGATGGAGCGCATCGCAGGGATTCCGATTAGCGATGTGGATGCTCTCACCAGTGCAGGTATTCCTTTAAAGGTTTTGGCGGAGCGCGGTGTGGAGGTATTTTTCACGCAAGTGTTTCGTGACAGCTTCTTTCATGCAGATATGCATCCGGGCAATATCTTCGTTGATCCGTCACGTCCTGAGCAGCCACGATATTTGGCGGTTGATTTTGGCATTGTCGGTACATTGAGCCGCGAAGATAAGCGTTATCTCGCTGAAAATTTTATTGCCTTCTTTAACCGCGATTATCGACGGGTGGCGGAATTGCACATTGATTCAGGCTGGGTGCCAGCGCACATTAATGTGGAAGAATTTGAGTCGGCGATTCGCACGGTGTGCGAGCCAATTTTCGAGAAGCCGTTGGCTGAAATATCATTTGGGCATGTTCTTGTGAACTTGTTTAATACCGCGCGTCGTTTTGAGATGGAAGTGCAGCCGCAATTGGTATTGCTTCAAAAAACCTTACTTTACGTTGAAGGCTTAGGCCGAAATTTATATCCACAACTCGATTTATGGAAAACAGCCAAACCCTTTTTAGAGCGTTGGATGCAAGAACAAATGGGCTGGCGCGCGATGCTTCGCAGTGTACAGGAACAAGCGCCGCGTTGGGCCGAGAAGTTACCAGAGATGCCCATGCTACTTTACGATACATTGACTACGATGCGCACACATCAACGCCAAGAAGCGAGTTTAGTGATAGCGAATGAGCAGTTGGCACGAGCTGTGGCAGTGAGCCGCTGGTGGACTATGCTGGCAGGAAGTTTAACAGTTACCAGTGGTTTGTTTTTTGCGTCAGGTGTACACGAATACGCGACATTGGGCGCATTGGCGTTCAGTGCAGTAGCCTGGGTATGCGCGTGGCGTAAAACGCCGCAGCGAAAAGTTTAAATAAGAGAAATGGGGAATTCAGATGGGTATTAGCATATGGCAATTATTAATTGTACTGCTGATTGTCGTGCTTCTGTTCGGAAGCAAGAAATTACGCTCGCTCGGAGGCGATTTGGGGTCTGCGGTAAGAGGCTTCAAAAAGGAAGTGAATGACTCAGAAGCGAAAGAGCAGAAAGCAAAACGCATCGAAGAGCAAGACGCTGATTTTGATAATCAAACTCAGTCTAAAGAAGCCGCTCCAAATGATGACAAGAAACAGTCTGACTAATTATGTTTGATATTGGCTTCTGGGAGTTCGTGGTCATCGGTATTGTTGGGCTGCTTGTGATTGGGCCCGAACGGTTGCCGTCTGCGATTCGTTCGATACAAAGAACGCTCGGGCAAGTAAAGCAATTCGGTAACCGCATGCAGGCGGAGCTGAACCATGAGCTACGTGTGAAAGAGTTGCATGACAACTTAAAGAAGATTGAATCACTCAAAAGCCAAGAATCGTTGTCTCCTGAGCTACAAAAGTCATTAGAAGAGTTGGAGCAGGCCGCAGCGCGTGTCCAAAGCCCGTATGCTGAAGGAAAATGGAAAGAATTCAAGAAGGATGACGAATGAATTCGCCGACTTCCTTACTAGACCACCTGATTGAGCTGCGAAAAACACTGTTGCGAAGTGTGCTTGTAGTGCTCACGATTTTCCTTGCACTTGCTTATTTTGCTCGCGATCTTTATCACTTTTTTGCCACACCGCTGATGGCGGTGTTACCAGCAAATACGAGTATGATCGCGACCGACGTAGCCGCACCGTTCTTTGCACCGTTCAAGCTTACCTTCGTGATCGCGATTGCGCTCTCCATTCCATTCTTATTGCATCAGTTGTGGCGGTTTGTCGCACCGGGCTTGTATCAGCATGAACGGAGGCTCATTGCACCTTTGCTGATTAGTTCGAGTGTGTTGTTTTATGCAGGCATTGCGTTTGCTTTCTATATTGTGCTGCCACTCGCATTTGGTTTCTTTACAGCGATGGCTCCGGAAGGTATTACCATTGCGACCGATATTTCGAGCTATTTGAATTTTGTGTTGGCAATCTTCATCGCATTTGGCATTGCGTTCGAAATTCCTGTCGCGATTATTTTACTCTGTTGGACAGGGGCTGTTACGCCTGCTCAGTTGCGCGAGAAACGGCCTTATGTCATTGTGGCAGTATTCGTTATCGGTATGTTATTAACTCCTCCTGACGTGATTTCCCAAACGCTTCTTGCCATTCCTATGTGGCTTCTCTATGAGGTGGGAATTATGTTGGGTGGTGTGTATACGAGGTCTCGGGACGTAAAAAAATGAAAAAACGAATCGTAATTATGTGGGTAATATATGGTGCGTTTGCGTTCACGGCAAAAGCGCAAGACGCGGGTGGCGAAACGCTGCCGAGCTTGGTAGAAAAGTTGCAGACCTGTCGGGGCATCGACAACGCGATTGAGCGTTTAGTTTGTTTCGACAATATTGTGGCGGCATTGCCGGCGCCCGAATCAATTGCACCAACGCCCATGACAGAAGGTTCTTTGAACGAAGAAGACGATGAGACACAGTTCCTAGATATCGTGGAAATGTGGCAGGATAATCGTGACTATTGGCATTTTAAATTGCGCAATGGCGAGGTTTGGAGACAAACTGAGTTTGAGCGTGGCTTTCCAATTGAGTCGGGGCGTAAATATTACATTCAAAAAGGGTTTTTTAACTCCCACTTTCTGCGCACGCCTGGTTTGAACCGACGGATTCGAGTAGTGCAGGAAAATTAATGCATTGGATAGATTGCGGTCTTAATCTTCTTAGCTCACAGTTTGCCGACCCGGAAACGGTGCTGGCGAGTGCTGTAGCCGCGAATGTATCGCAATTTGTGCTGATTAGTAGTGACCTACAAGAGAGTGAGGCCGTTGCTGCCTTTTGTGCCGGCCGCCAAGATTGTATTGGGACGGCGGGGGTGCACCCGCATCAGGCTGAGCAGGTTGCTGATGGTACACTAGAGCAATTATTTGCGCTTGCTGAACAGCCTCACATTCGTGCAATCGGTGAGTGTGGCCTTGATTACAATCGAAACTTTTCTCCACCCAAAGTGCAGCGTACAGTATTTGCGAAGCAGGTTGAGATCGCAGTGCAACTGCAATTACCGCTGTATTTGCATGAACGTGATGCGACCGATGATCAAATTGCCATTTTAGCCGAGCATCAAGGGTCACTACCTCCTCTATTTGTGCACTGTTTTACACAAGGACGGGAGGCGCTTGAGCGCTACCAAGCGTTCGATGCCTATTTTGGTATAACCGGTTGGGTATGCGATGAAAGGCGCGGTAAGGAACTGGCACAGGCGGTGCCATTGATTCGCCAGGATAGACTTCTTTTAGAAACCGATGCTCCTTATTTACTGCCCCGAACTTTGCGACCCAAGCCGACAAGCCGCATTAATTATCCTCATTATTTGCCGCATGTTGGTGAATATGTTGCTAGATTAAGGGAGACATCGGTAAAGGAATTGGCGGAGCAAGTGAATCAGAATGCCTATCGTCTGTTTGGTGAATGGCCATGTGCCTCAGGCAATGGAGAAGTGATGTCATGACCCGTCGCTGGCTCGTACCTTTTTTATTGCTGTGGATGTCACTGTTCGGTGCTTCTGAAGCTTATGGTGCGCAGGCAAGTGAGACAGAAACGCCCGATGCCATAAAGGCCTCACATTATTTTGTTGACGGAAGTGGCGGGCGTACGATTGGCGAAGTGGCTGGTTTACCAGACTATGCCTGGGAAGCGGTTCCCGGCCCTCATCCTAGCTTTGGTTATGATTTACGCACCTATTGGTTTAAGTTAACGCTTACTTCTGCTCAAAGTCAGCGATTACTGCATGTTCAGTATCCACTACTCGATTCTTTAGATATCTATTTTATGCGTGAGGGAAGAGTGTTAGCGCATTATCCCCTCGGTGACCGACTTCCCTTCAACGCAAGACGAATTCCGCATGAAGATTTCGTCGTTGAGGTGCCGGACGAAGAATCTTTTGACGTTTATTTCCGTGTGCAAAGTGAGAGCTCCATTACTCTGCCCCTCGCACTGTGGGAAGAGGCTGACTTTCATGCGGCACAAGGCCCCCGACAACTCGCATTCGGCTTATATTTTGGCGTGCTCATTTGTATGGTGGTCTATAACTTGTTCGGCTACGCCATGACACGCGAGCCAAGTTTCTTAAGTTATTCGTTTTACGTGGTTTTCATTGGGCTGATGATGTCAGCGCTGAGTGGAGCGGGCTTCCGCTATATTTGGCCGGAAATGTTATGGGTGCAAGACAGAGGCATTCCATTGTTCGGTAGCATGAGTTTCGCGTTTGCGGCGCTATTTATTGCACAGTTACTGAATGTGAAAAACTACAGCGTTACCTATCATCGAGGGCTCTGGATTCTTGGCATCGTGTCGCTTGCAATTGCGCTGGCCAGCATTGTATTCCCTTATGCGCTGAGTATAAAACTGTTACTTGTGTTCGCAGTCATAGCTTGTGTGTTTGTTATTTTTCTCGCTTTTGCAATGTGGCGGCGAGGGCTTGTTTATGCGCGTATTTTCACTCTCGCTTGGTTTGCATTCTTGTCAGCTGTTGTACTGAACAGCCTAGGCTACTTAGAAATTATTGATGCGCAATTCATTCAGCGCTACGCCATTATGGCGGGTTCGGGACTCGAAGTCTTGTTGTTGTCGTGGGTGTTAACACTACGATACTCCGAAGAACGAACGCAAAAAATGGCGGCGCAAGAAGAAGCGTTGCGTCAATCGGCAGACGCACAAGAAGCGCAGCGCCAATTGAATGAAGAGCTAGAAGAGCGGGTCGCCGACCGAACATTTGAGCTCGAAATGGCGTTACGAGAGCTGCAAGAAGTGAACAATGAACTCGAACGCAAGAATAGCGAAGATGGGCTGACAGGGCTCTATAATCGCCGTCACTTCGATCGCCAATTAACGGCAGAGTTCCGTCGTGCATGGCGTAATAAGGAGCCACTCGCACTCATTATGCTGGATATTGACCACTTCAAGCCTGTGAACGACACACATGGCCATATGATTGGGGATCAGATCTTAGTTGCCTTAGCGACACGCTTGAAAAAGGGCGTACGCAGACCGGGTGACACGATTTGCAGATATGGTGGGGAAGAATTCGCAATTATTCTTGCGAATACCGACGAGCAGGACGCCACACATGTAGCAGCCAACATTGGTGCCATCGTTCGTGATAGTGAGTTTCAAACAGATGCTGGCCCACTCTCTATTACGGTCAGTATGGGGGTTTGTGTGGCAAAAGCCGGATTTTTCGAAGTTCCAGAACAGTTACTGAAAGCCGCCGATGACGCGTTGTATGAAGCGAAAAACAGGGGGCGTGATCAAACAGTGGTTGCACGTGCGCAGATAGAGACCACAGAAGACGGTCAGACCCAAGCGAAAGAGGATTGAAATCATGACCTACCCATTTGCAGGCTTTCCCATGAAACGCATGCGCCGTATGCGCAGTGCTGACTTCAGCCGCCGCCTGATGCGCGAACATGAGCTGACAGTGAATGATTTAATTTATCCTGTGTTTGTTATTCCTGGCGAGAATCAGCGAGAGTCAGTCGCCTCAATGCCGGGTGTTGAGCGCCTTTCAATCGATCTACTGGTGAAGGAAGCCACGGAAGTTGCAAGGCTTGGTGTGCCCATGATGGCGATATTTCCAGTAACGCCGCAATCAGCAAAGTCGGAGTTAGCCGAAGAAGCTTGGAATCCAGAGGGACTTGCGCAACAAGCGATTAAGGCACTTAAAAAGGCGGTACCTGAGTTGGGCATTATGACCGACGTAGCGCTTGATCCATTTACGATTCATGGGCAAGACGGAATTATTGATAAAAAAGGTTATGTGCAGAACGACATTACAACTGAAGCACTGGTAAAGCAGGCGCTCTCTCACGCGCAAGCGGGCGCTGATGTAGTCGCACCTTCCGACATGATGGATGGCCGCATCGGAGCAATTCGTGAAGCACTCGAAGAAGCAGGTCATGTAAATGTAAAGATCATGGCTTATTCGGCAAAATATGCGTCGAGCTACTATGGACCGTTCCGCGATGCTGTGGGGTCTGCTGCCAATTTGAAAGGTGCCGATAAGAAGACGTATCAGATGGATCCGGCGAATACGAACGAAGCACTCCATGAAATTGCACTCGATCTAGAAGAAGGTGCCGATATGGTGATGGTAAAACCGGGAATGCCTTATTTAGATGTCGTTCGCAGAGTGAAGGACACATTTGGCGTGCCTACCTTTGCTTATCAAGTGAGTGGTGAATATGCGATGCATCAAGCTGCGATTCAGAATGGCTGGCTCACCGAAGCGACCATTGAAGAATCATTGTTGTGTTTTAAACGAGCGGGTGCAGATGGCATCTTAACTTACTTTGCGAAATGGATGGCTGAGCGTCTGGCTAATCGTTAAAGCTCACTGAGGCGGCTTACCCTTCCTGCAGGGAAAGCCCTCCAAAGTCCTTTTGGAACTGTTGCTCTTCGATCAATAAACTTGCTA
This genomic interval from Idiomarinaceae bacterium HL-53 contains the following:
- a CDS encoding ATP-dependent DNA helicase RecG: MQRTPLAQIELTTLKGVGPKVAEKLAKLGLVSIQDMLFHLPVRYQDRTKVTPVSRVRVQEHATVVGTSLGVKTHFGRRRALLVSVSDGTGTLTVRLFQFNKHQQTLYAEGTRLQLFGEVRPGPTGPEMIHPEMKVLAASEATDLPATLTPIYPATEGLHQIAIQKLAAQALSYLNSESLPELLPESLRNGLPALHEAIRKLHGPTLSDDVAALMNGEHPAQKRLALEELLAHQLGMLKVRSQAQQVAAPAIPPSQALVRRLLAQLPFEPTGAQRRVVNEVERDLRLSFPMLRLVQGDVGSGKTLVAAMVALQVIEAGYQVALMAPTELLAEQHYRSFSMWFEPLGIEVGWLVGKQTTKQRNEALDKIVSGQAQFVVGTHALFQEQVQFKQLALVVIDEQHRFGVHQRLALREKGEQQGIHPHQLVMTATPIPRTLAMTAYADLATSIIDELPPGRTPVTTVAIPDTRREEVIERVRNNVQQAQRQVYWVCTLIEESEALQCQAAEDTAAQLQIALPELRVGLVHGRMKPAEKEAIMQRFKEAELDLLVATTVIEVGVDVPNASLMIIENPERLGLAQLHQLRGRVGRGSVASHCVLLYKSPLSRQASERLSVLRESNDGFVIAERDLELRGPGELLGAKQTGLVTMKVADLVRDAALLPTIQILATEIHANYPAQAEQLMQRWLPQGERFAQV
- a CDS encoding 2-octaprenyl-6-methoxy-1,4-benzoquinone methylase, whose amino-acid sequence is MRKQDDTTHFGYKTVGVGEKAKLVAGVFDSVAAKYDVMNDVMSMGIHRLWKRQTIDSSGVRSGQRVLDLAGGTGDLAAKFSRLVGPQGEVVLADINDSMLSVGREKLQNMGIVGNISYVQADAEKLPFPDDYFDCITIAFGLRNVTHKEDALRSMLRVLKPGGRLLVLEFSKPQEEWLSKAYDMYSFHILPKMGEFIAKDKESYQYLAESIRMHPDQETLKQMMEDAGFAQVTYQNMTGGIVALHRGFKF
- a CDS encoding ubiquinone biosynthesis protein UbiJ, whose translation is MFAQAIYASIESSLNLALRHDDSANQRIGSLAGKVVHLQIREIPLPLIIRFHQDQVQFHGSEWSEFDAKVSFSIFDAPLLLDAADATHAIQLGKVALQGDPILLQQASQVFMQLDIDWETLLAAQIGDVPAYLIAKRMRAAHDPMRFKKAQRRASELLVDELEIAASRTEFEILKTSVQALEAKLARTESRFKNALN
- a CDS encoding 2-octaprenylphenol hydroxylase, translating into MRVFRFYKIISVLLRYGIDEMLPRKRVPLWAKLARLSLFWLRNQHKEKALGERLRLALETLGPVFVKLGQMLSTRRDLFPPDVISELSKLQDRVPPFPGEQAREVIEASLGFPLTTIFANFETPALASASIAQVHAATLKSTEKHAAKDVVVKVIRPDILKTIHADLELMISVAQVAAKILPDGRRLKPVEVIREYRKTLLDELNLAREAANAIQLRRNFTDSELLYIPEVYSDYTRQNVMVMERIAGIPISDVDALTSAGIPLKVLAERGVEVFFTQVFRDSFFHADMHPGNIFVDPSRPEQPRYLAVDFGIVGTLSREDKRYLAENFIAFFNRDYRRVAELHIDSGWVPAHINVEEFESAIRTVCEPIFEKPLAEISFGHVLVNLFNTARRFEMEVQPQLVLLQKTLLYVEGLGRNLYPQLDLWKTAKPFLERWMQEQMGWRAMLRSVQEQAPRWAEKLPEMPMLLYDTLTTMRTHQRQEASLVIANEQLARAVAVSRWWTMLAGSLTVTSGLFFASGVHEYATLGALAFSAVAWVCAWRKTPQRKV
- a CDS encoding sec-independent protein translocase protein TatA yields the protein MGISIWQLLIVLLIVVLLFGSKKLRSLGGDLGSAVRGFKKEVNDSEAKEQKAKRIEEQDADFDNQTQSKEAAPNDDKKQSD
- a CDS encoding Sec-independent protein translocase TatB: MFDIGFWEFVVIGIVGLLVIGPERLPSAIRSIQRTLGQVKQFGNRMQAELNHELRVKELHDNLKKIESLKSQESLSPELQKSLEELEQAAARVQSPYAEGKWKEFKKDDE
- a CDS encoding sec-independent protein translocase protein TatC, with protein sequence MNSPTSLLDHLIELRKTLLRSVLVVLTIFLALAYFARDLYHFFATPLMAVLPANTSMIATDVAAPFFAPFKLTFVIAIALSIPFLLHQLWRFVAPGLYQHERRLIAPLLISSSVLFYAGIAFAFYIVLPLAFGFFTAMAPEGITIATDISSYLNFVLAIFIAFGIAFEIPVAIILLCWTGAVTPAQLREKRPYVIVAVFVIGMLLTPPDVISQTLLAIPMWLLYEVGIMLGGVYTRSRDVKK
- a CDS encoding Sec-independent protein translocase TatD, which encodes MHWIDCGLNLLSSQFADPETVLASAVAANVSQFVLISSDLQESEAVAAFCAGRQDCIGTAGVHPHQAEQVADGTLEQLFALAEQPHIRAIGECGLDYNRNFSPPKVQRTVFAKQVEIAVQLQLPLYLHERDATDDQIAILAEHQGSLPPLFVHCFTQGREALERYQAFDAYFGITGWVCDERRGKELAQAVPLIRQDRLLLETDAPYLLPRTLRPKPTSRINYPHYLPHVGEYVARLRETSVKELAEQVNQNAYRLFGEWPCASGNGEVMS
- a CDS encoding diguanylate cyclase (GGDEF) domain-containing protein; translation: MTRRWLVPFLLLWMSLFGASEAYGAQASETETPDAIKASHYFVDGSGGRTIGEVAGLPDYAWEAVPGPHPSFGYDLRTYWFKLTLTSAQSQRLLHVQYPLLDSLDIYFMREGRVLAHYPLGDRLPFNARRIPHEDFVVEVPDEESFDVYFRVQSESSITLPLALWEEADFHAAQGPRQLAFGLYFGVLICMVVYNLFGYAMTREPSFLSYSFYVVFIGLMMSALSGAGFRYIWPEMLWVQDRGIPLFGSMSFAFAALFIAQLLNVKNYSVTYHRGLWILGIVSLAIALASIVFPYALSIKLLLVFAVIACVFVIFLAFAMWRRGLVYARIFTLAWFAFLSAVVLNSLGYLEIIDAQFIQRYAIMAGSGLEVLLLSWVLTLRYSEERTQKMAAQEEALRQSADAQEAQRQLNEELEERVADRTFELEMALRELQEVNNELERKNSEDGLTGLYNRRHFDRQLTAEFRRAWRNKEPLALIMLDIDHFKPVNDTHGHMIGDQILVALATRLKKGVRRPGDTICRYGGEEFAIILANTDEQDATHVAANIGAIVRDSEFQTDAGPLSITVSMGVCVAKAGFFEVPEQLLKAADDALYEAKNRGRDQTVVARAQIETTEDGQTQAKED
- a CDS encoding porphobilinogen synthase is translated as MTYPFAGFPMKRMRRMRSADFSRRLMREHELTVNDLIYPVFVIPGENQRESVASMPGVERLSIDLLVKEATEVARLGVPMMAIFPVTPQSAKSELAEEAWNPEGLAQQAIKALKKAVPELGIMTDVALDPFTIHGQDGIIDKKGYVQNDITTEALVKQALSHAQAGADVVAPSDMMDGRIGAIREALEEAGHVNVKIMAYSAKYASSYYGPFRDAVGSAANLKGADKKTYQMDPANTNEALHEIALDLEEGADMVMVKPGMPYLDVVRRVKDTFGVPTFAYQVSGEYAMHQAAIQNGWLTEATIEESLLCFKRAGADGILTYFAKWMAERLANR